The following are encoded in a window of Lactobacillus panisapium genomic DNA:
- a CDS encoding ATP-binding cassette domain-containing protein: MSFIELKQVSKTVKKRPLLHDVNANIEQKSITTLEGINGSGKTLVLKTILGLIKVSGTVTVDNQPVRTEDPYPVKAGILIENPSLIEDFTATKNLELLAKLDPNISNKQIEDLLDYFDLARFPKQKVKKFSLGMKQKLGIAQAFLGSYPLIVLDEPTNALDTESIAKLSKLIKQYRENGSTFVIASHDRDFISQVATHQLYVKEGTINDEK; this comes from the coding sequence ATGAGTTTTATTGAGCTAAAACAAGTAAGCAAAACTGTTAAAAAACGGCCGCTTTTACATGATGTCAATGCTAATATTGAGCAAAAGAGTATTACCACCCTAGAAGGAATCAATGGTTCTGGTAAAACTTTAGTACTGAAAACCATTTTAGGTTTAATCAAGGTCTCAGGAACAGTTACTGTCGATAATCAACCAGTAAGAACAGAGGACCCTTACCCCGTTAAAGCAGGCATTTTAATTGAAAATCCTAGTTTAATTGAGGACTTTACTGCAACTAAAAATTTAGAATTACTTGCAAAGCTAGACCCCAATATTTCAAATAAACAAATCGAAGATTTGTTGGACTACTTTGACCTGGCAAGATTTCCCAAACAAAAAGTTAAGAAATTTTCGCTAGGTATGAAACAGAAACTGGGAATAGCCCAAGCGTTTTTGGGTAGTTATCCGCTGATAGTTTTAGACGAGCCTACCAATGCGCTTGATACTGAAAGTATTGCGAAATTGAGCAAGCTAATTAAGCAGTATCGCGAAAATGGCTCCACCTTTGTTATCGCTTCACACGACCGCGATTTTATCAGTCAAGTTGCAACCCATCAGCTCTACGTTAAAGAAGGAACCATTAACGATGAAAAATAA
- the phnE gene encoding phosphonate ABC transporter, permease protein PhnE: MDTSMKKLPPKPVDMKKRLLHWGVAIITVVLIIWSCTGIDFGGIKETAGQIAGAIFAGIFHPDWSYVYNGTGEDLVSQLWETVCIAFLGTFISAIISLPFAFWAAHTKHKKWYVSRTGKIVLAIIRSFPEIVLALMFIKAVGPGSAAGVLALGFHSVGMLAKLFSEAIENLDDGPNEAVTAAGGSKTNIVMFATLPNLLPALISNTLYRFDVSIRSASILGLVGAGGIGYPLIIALQYRQWNRVGIILLGIIIMVIVIDWISGWIRKKLV, translated from the coding sequence ATGGATACTTCAATGAAAAAATTACCTCCTAAACCAGTTGATATGAAAAAACGTTTGCTGCACTGGGGCGTGGCAATCATTACCGTTGTGTTAATCATCTGGTCATGTACGGGAATTGACTTTGGCGGAATTAAAGAAACAGCTGGGCAGATAGCCGGTGCTATTTTTGCCGGTATTTTTCACCCCGATTGGTCTTATGTTTATAACGGGACAGGCGAGGACCTTGTTTCACAGCTGTGGGAAACAGTCTGTATTGCCTTTTTAGGAACATTCATTTCAGCCATCATTTCTTTACCGTTTGCCTTTTGGGCAGCACATACCAAGCATAAAAAGTGGTACGTGTCGCGGACTGGCAAGATTGTCTTGGCAATTATTCGGTCATTTCCAGAAATTGTTTTGGCTTTAATGTTTATTAAGGCTGTCGGCCCAGGATCTGCGGCCGGAGTGCTGGCTTTAGGTTTCCACTCAGTGGGGATGCTGGCCAAGCTCTTTTCTGAAGCAATCGAAAATCTCGACGATGGACCTAATGAAGCCGTAACTGCAGCTGGAGGCTCAAAGACTAATATTGTCATGTTTGCCACATTGCCTAACTTGCTGCCTGCCCTAATTTCTAACACCTTATATCGTTTTGACGTCTCAATTCGTTCGGCTTCAATCCTTGGTTTAGTTGGTGCTGGTGGTATTGGGTACCCATTGATTATTGCTTTGCAGTATCGTCAATGGAATCGTGTAGGAATTATCCTATTGGGAATCATTATCATGGTAATCGTTATTGACTGGATTTCAGGTTGGATCCGGAAGAAATTGGTCTAA
- the phnE gene encoding phosphonate ABC transporter, permease protein PhnE, with the protein MSKADQDNLMALPKKKFKILNLFWLLLFIVGLIVSTKVTKTSLGALFSNFSQFADIFLQMLHPNWSYLGAVIPLLLETIKMAILGTVIGSAIAFIYSLLIARNIVKNKAVTGILRIIMNIIRTVPDLLLGAIFVAIVGIGPVAGILALAICTFGIVVKLFYEAIETIDPGPIEALTAVGANKLQIIFFAVLPQVMTYFISYCLYAFEINVRASTVLGYIGAGGIGLYLQETLQVFDYPKTGTIIIVIILVVVLIDYVSSKSREALMK; encoded by the coding sequence ATGAGTAAGGCAGATCAAGATAATTTAATGGCTTTGCCAAAGAAAAAATTCAAAATTTTAAACTTATTTTGGCTGCTGCTCTTTATTGTTGGTCTGATTGTCTCAACTAAGGTTACTAAAACCAGTTTAGGTGCGCTGTTTAGCAATTTTAGTCAGTTCGCAGATATTTTTCTGCAAATGCTGCATCCGAATTGGTCGTACTTAGGCGCAGTTATTCCACTGTTATTAGAAACCATTAAAATGGCTATCTTGGGAACAGTTATTGGCTCTGCCATTGCTTTTATCTATTCTTTGCTTATTGCACGGAATATCGTGAAAAACAAGGCAGTTACCGGTATTTTGCGGATAATCATGAATATTATCAGAACCGTACCAGATCTGTTATTAGGTGCAATCTTTGTTGCCATTGTCGGAATCGGGCCGGTTGCCGGTATTTTAGCCTTAGCAATTTGTACTTTTGGGATTGTGGTCAAGCTTTTTTACGAAGCAATTGAAACAATTGATCCTGGTCCAATTGAAGCGCTGACGGCTGTGGGTGCCAACAAGCTGCAAATTATTTTCTTTGCGGTTTTACCCCAAGTAATGACGTACTTTATTTCATATTGCTTATATGCCTTTGAAATTAACGTTCGTGCTTCGACTGTTTTAGGTTATATTGGTGCCGGCGGTATCGGACTATACTTGCAAGAAACTCTGCAGGTTTTCGACTACCCGAAGACAGGAACAATTATTATCGTAATTATTTTGGTAGTTGTCTTAATTGATTACGTTTCGTCTAAATCGCGGGAGGCGTTGATGAAATAA
- the phnC gene encoding phosphonate ABC transporter ATP-binding protein: protein MADSAVKPIIELKNVKKVYGKDVVGLKDVNLTINKGEFVVIVGLSGAGKSTLLRSINRLIDITAGDILINGESITQAKGKELRMLRRNIGMIFQSFNLVKRSSVLRNVLTGRVGYYPTWKSTLNLFTQEDKERAYDALKQVDLADKVYSRADELSGGQQQRVAIARVLTQDPDIILADEPTASLDPQTSRRVMQDLKMLNEKHGMTVVINLHSVQLAREFGKRVIGVRAGEIIYDGKMSETSEATFDQIYSGGDQDE from the coding sequence ATGGCAGATTCTGCAGTTAAGCCAATAATTGAATTAAAAAACGTTAAAAAAGTCTATGGCAAAGATGTTGTTGGTTTAAAAGACGTCAATTTAACTATCAATAAAGGTGAATTTGTCGTTATTGTTGGGCTATCAGGTGCTGGTAAATCAACACTTTTGCGCTCAATTAACCGGTTAATTGATATTACTGCAGGTGATATTTTAATTAACGGTGAATCAATTACCCAAGCCAAAGGTAAAGAATTGCGGATGCTCCGCCGCAATATTGGAATGATCTTTCAGAGCTTTAATCTGGTTAAGCGTTCGAGTGTCTTGCGGAACGTCCTGACTGGTCGTGTGGGGTATTATCCAACTTGGAAGAGTACCTTGAATCTATTCACGCAAGAAGATAAAGAGCGTGCCTATGATGCACTTAAACAGGTCGACTTGGCTGACAAGGTATATTCGCGGGCTGATGAATTATCCGGTGGGCAGCAACAAAGAGTTGCAATTGCCCGGGTGTTGACTCAGGACCCAGATATTATCTTAGCCGATGAGCCTACGGCTTCACTTGATCCGCAAACTTCACGCCGCGTAATGCAAGATCTTAAGATGCTAAACGAAAAACACGGCATGACAGTTGTAATTAACTTGCACAGCGTTCAATTAGCACGTGAATTTGGTAAGCGGGTAATTGGCGTACGTGCGGGTGAGATCATTTATGATGGCAAGATGAGTGAGACGTCTGAAGCAACGTTTGATCAAATTTACAGCGGTGGTGATCAAGATGAGTAA
- a CDS encoding phosphate/phosphite/phosphonate ABC transporter substrate-binding protein: MKKFRKLLAGAAVLLVAVMATACSGKSKSENSSGTPKELNVQFVPSQAATELESRAKPLEKMLSDRLGIPVHVSMSTDYNTVVEAMKSKKVDVGFLPPNGYVLAHKQGAADVLLQAQRYGVKQPGGRPTKNLVNTYRAEILVKKGSNIKSWKDLKGKSISIQSPTSSAGYVYPIAELKEKGLDVKKSCKLVTVTGQDQSVLNVLNGDTDAAFVFEDARTIVKKDNPKIMSQVVPIYFTKPIPNDTISVVPSMSKSFRKKLANAFIDIGKSKKGRKIIESIYTHEGYVTSKDSDFNVVRKYEKIIESTKK; the protein is encoded by the coding sequence ATGAAAAAATTTAGAAAATTGTTAGCTGGCGCTGCTGTTTTATTAGTAGCAGTTATGGCGACTGCTTGTTCAGGTAAAAGCAAAAGCGAAAATAGCAGTGGCACGCCAAAAGAATTAAATGTTCAATTTGTGCCTAGTCAAGCTGCAACTGAGCTGGAATCTCGTGCTAAGCCACTTGAAAAGATGTTATCCGATCGTTTAGGTATTCCAGTTCATGTTTCAATGTCAACTGATTACAATACGGTTGTAGAAGCAATGAAGTCAAAGAAAGTTGATGTTGGTTTTCTGCCACCAAATGGCTATGTTTTAGCTCATAAACAAGGTGCTGCCGATGTCTTGCTTCAAGCACAAAGATATGGTGTTAAGCAGCCAGGTGGTCGTCCAACTAAGAATTTAGTTAACACTTATCGTGCAGAAATTCTAGTTAAAAAAGGCTCTAACATCAAGTCATGGAAAGACTTAAAGGGTAAATCAATCTCCATCCAAAGCCCAACTTCTTCAGCTGGTTATGTTTACCCAATCGCTGAATTGAAGGAAAAGGGTCTTGATGTTAAGAAGAGCTGCAAGTTAGTAACTGTTACTGGTCAAGATCAGTCTGTGTTAAACGTTCTTAATGGTGATACTGATGCTGCCTTTGTTTTCGAAGATGCACGGACAATTGTTAAGAAGGACAACCCAAAGATCATGAGCCAAGTTGTGCCAATTTACTTCACTAAGCCAATTCCAAATGACACAATTTCTGTTGTGCCAAGCATGTCTAAGTCTTTCCGTAAGAAGTTAGCCAATGCATTTATTGATATAGGTAAGTCGAAAAAAGGTAGAAAGATTATCGAAAGTATTTATACTCACGAAGGCTACGTTACCAGCAAGGACAGCGACTTTAATGTTGTTCGTAAATACGAAAAGATTATCGAATCAACTAAAAAATAA
- a CDS encoding phosphate/phosphite/phosphonate ABC transporter substrate-binding protein has protein sequence MSKIKKFLLATCLLLLTFGITACSSNKTSSKTDATPKSLNVQFVPSVAANKLEARAKPMEKLLSKRLGIPVHVSMSTDYNGLVEAMKSKKVDVGFLPSDAYIMAHKQGAADLLLQSVRYGIKQPGGVATKKLVNYYRSEIVVKKGSSIKSWKDLKGKSISVQDITSDSGYVFPVAELKKKGLDVTKSCKIVSVKGADQGVLNVLNGDTDAAFVFEDARNNVKSDEPKIMSQVVPIYFSQKIPNDTISVIPSLPKAFQKKLAKAFISIAKSKEGKKIIESVYNQEGYTYAKDSDYDIIRQYNKIVASTKK, from the coding sequence ATATCCAAAATCAAGAAGTTTCTGTTAGCAACTTGCTTGCTATTATTAACCTTTGGTATAACGGCTTGTTCGAGTAATAAAACAAGTTCGAAAACCGATGCCACGCCCAAGTCATTGAATGTTCAATTTGTGCCCAGTGTTGCTGCTAACAAGCTTGAAGCACGGGCTAAGCCAATGGAAAAATTATTGTCAAAACGCCTCGGTATTCCGGTTCATGTTTCAATGTCGACCGACTACAATGGTTTAGTTGAAGCGATGAAATCTAAGAAAGTCGATGTTGGTTTCTTACCATCAGATGCTTATATTATGGCCCATAAGCAGGGTGCAGCTGACTTATTATTGCAATCTGTTCGTTATGGCATTAAGCAGCCAGGTGGTGTAGCCACTAAAAAACTGGTAAATTATTATCGCAGTGAAATTGTCGTTAAAAAGGGCTCATCAATTAAGAGTTGGAAAGATTTGAAAGGTAAATCGATTTCCGTTCAAGACATTACTTCAGATTCCGGTTACGTGTTCCCAGTTGCTGAATTGAAGAAGAAGGGGCTTGATGTCACCAAGAGTTGTAAGATTGTCTCCGTTAAAGGAGCTGATCAAGGCGTCTTGAACGTGTTAAACGGTGATACTGATGCTGCTTTTGTCTTTGAAGATGCCCGTAACAACGTCAAAAGCGATGAACCTAAGATTATGAGTCAAGTCGTGCCAATTTACTTCTCACAAAAAATCCCGAATGATACTATTTCAGTAATTCCTAGTCTGCCAAAGGCTTTCCAAAAGAAACTTGCTAAGGCATTTATTTCAATTGCTAAATCTAAAGAAGGTAAAAAGATTATTGAGAGTGTCTACAATCAGGAAGGCTATACCTACGCTAAGGACAGCGACTATGATATTATCCGGCAATACAATAAGATTGTTGCATCAACCAAAAAATAA
- a CDS encoding universal stress protein, which yields MKQDKILVPVDGSESAERSFDKAVKIAITENAHVDVLNVIDTRQFLGEMQDTLITGDTVYQMTQDAEKYLKSLKDWAHDNLNFDDIDYHIRYGSPKAIISYDFVKDHHDNLIIMGATGLNAVERMLMGSVTEYVNQHALADVLIVRTDIDNKPIK from the coding sequence ATGAAACAAGACAAGATTTTAGTTCCAGTTGATGGTTCAGAGTCAGCTGAAAGATCCTTTGATAAAGCGGTTAAAATTGCCATAACAGAAAATGCTCATGTTGATGTGTTAAATGTAATTGATACGAGGCAATTCTTGGGTGAAATGCAGGACACACTGATTACAGGTGACACTGTTTATCAAATGACCCAAGATGCAGAAAAATATTTAAAGAGTCTCAAAGATTGGGCTCATGATAATTTAAACTTTGACGATATCGACTATCACATTCGCTATGGTAGTCCAAAAGCGATTATCTCCTATGATTTTGTTAAGGATCACCACGATAATCTAATTATTATGGGAGCAACAGGCTTAAATGCCGTTGAACGTATGCTAATGGGATCGGTAACTGAGTATGTAAACCAACATGCTTTAGCTGATGTTTTAATCGTTAGAACTGATATTGATAATAAACCAATAAAATAA
- a CDS encoding tyrosine-protein phosphatase — protein sequence MTINLANQLLDIKNGRNFRELGGYQTKDGKTIKKHKLLRTANLATLSEQDLKFLQDYGVKYIVDFRSKEEVEKEPDRVPTGATYDFDPVFSEDLTDSSKGINEILSEKEEDPKAGYNHMFLAYDDMIKSESAQKAYRNFFDILLANDEEGKSVIFHCTAGKDRTGFAALLALSALGVPLETIKQDYMFTNEATKDFVQDFLQKAKAEGANETSLSILHDLQTVYPQYIDHVIDTLNKNYGGVENYLSDMMKLTDDEISKLRKIYLS from the coding sequence ATGACCATAAATTTAGCAAATCAGCTACTTGATATTAAGAACGGCCGCAATTTTCGTGAATTAGGCGGCTACCAAACTAAGGATGGCAAAACCATCAAAAAGCACAAACTGCTTAGAACTGCCAATCTAGCAACACTTAGCGAACAAGACTTGAAGTTTTTACAAGATTACGGTGTCAAGTATATCGTCGACTTCAGGAGTAAAGAAGAAGTAGAAAAAGAACCTGATCGTGTTCCGACCGGTGCTACTTATGACTTCGATCCTGTCTTTAGTGAAGATTTAACCGATTCATCCAAGGGTATCAACGAGATTTTAAGCGAAAAAGAAGAAGATCCTAAAGCAGGCTACAACCACATGTTTCTTGCATATGATGACATGATTAAGAGCGAGTCGGCGCAAAAAGCTTACCGCAATTTCTTTGATATTTTATTGGCAAATGACGAGGAAGGCAAAAGCGTAATTTTCCACTGTACTGCCGGCAAAGACCGAACTGGATTCGCTGCACTACTTGCTTTATCTGCTTTAGGTGTCCCACTGGAAACAATTAAGCAAGACTACATGTTTACTAATGAAGCTACGAAAGACTTTGTGCAAGACTTTTTACAAAAAGCCAAGGCAGAAGGCGCTAATGAAACTAGCTTGAGCATTTTACACGATTTACAAACTGTTTATCCACAATACATCGATCACGTTATTGATACATTAAATAAAAATTATGGTGGCGTAGAAAACTACTTAAGTGATATGATGAAATTGACTGATGACGAGATCAGTAAATTACGTAAAATTTATCTTAGTTAA
- a CDS encoding nucleoside 2-deoxyribosyltransferase, with amino-acid sequence MGKAKTVYFGAGWFNDKQNKAYNDAMKALEANPTIDLENSYVPLDNQYKGIDVGKHPEYLHDREWATATYRGDLTGIKASDIMIGVYLPDEEDVGLGMELGYAMSQGKYVVLVIPDEDYGKPINLMSWGVCDNAVKMSELKDFDFDKARFNFYDGAVY; translated from the coding sequence ATGGGAAAAGCGAAAACCGTTTACTTTGGTGCTGGCTGGTTCAACGATAAGCAAAACAAGGCTTACAATGATGCAATGAAAGCATTAGAAGCTAATCCAACCATCGACCTTGAAAACAGTTATGTTCCTTTGGATAATCAATACAAGGGAATTGATGTCGGCAAACATCCAGAATACTTACACGATCGCGAATGGGCAACTGCTACTTACCGGGGCGATTTAACTGGAATCAAGGCTAGCGACATCATGATTGGCGTTTACTTACCAGATGAAGAAGATGTTGGCTTAGGGATGGAATTAGGCTATGCCATGTCACAAGGCAAGTACGTTGTTTTAGTCATCCCTGACGAGGATTACGGTAAGCCAATCAACTTAATGAGCTGGGGCGTTTGCGATAACGCTGTTAAGATGAGTGAATTAAAAGACTTTGACTTCGATAAGGCACGATTCAACTTCTACGATGGTGCTGTTTACTAA